One genomic segment of Calonectris borealis chromosome 18, bCalBor7.hap1.2, whole genome shotgun sequence includes these proteins:
- the TESC gene encoding calcineurin B homologous protein 3 — MGSAHSVPAEMRELADRTGFTSEQIEHLHRRFKQLSRDQLTIRKENFDSIPDLEFNPIRGKIVHAFFDKRNLRQESDGLADEINFEDFLTIMSYFRPIEMDMDEEQLDRFRKEKLKFLFHMYDSDHDGKITLQEYRNVVEELLSGNPHLEKESARSIADGAMMEAASICVGQMGPDQVYEGITFEDFLKMWQGIDIETKMHVRFLNMETIAHCY; from the exons ATGGGCTCCGCGCACTCCGTGCCCGCCGAGATGCGGGAGCTGGCCGACAGGACCGGCT TCACCTCTGAACAGATCGAGCACCTGCACCGGCGATTCAAGCAGCTGAGCCGGGACCAGCTGACAATCCG CAAGGAGAATTTTGACAGCATCCCTGATCTGGAGTTCAACCCAATTCGGGGGAAAATCGTCCATGCCTTTTTCGACAAGCG GAACCTGCGGCAGGAGTCGGACGGGCTGGCGGACGAGATAAACTTCGAAGACTTCCTGACCATCATGTCCTACTTCAGACCCATCGAGATGGACATGGACGAGGAGCAGCTCGATCGCTTCCGGAAAGAGAAACTCAAAT TCCTCTTCCACATGTACGACTCGGACCACGACGGGAAGATCACGCTGCAGGAGTACAGAAAT GTGGTGGAGGAGCTGCTGTCGGGCAACCCCCACCTGGAGAAGGAGTCGGCGCGGTCCATCGCCGACGGGGCCATGATGGAGGCAGCCAGCATCTGTGTGGGACAAATG GGGCCGGACCAGGTGTATGAGGGCATCACCTTCGAAGACTTCCTTAAG ATGTGGCAGGGGATCGACATCGAAACCAAGATGCACGTCCGCTTCCTCAACATGGAGACCATCGCGCACTGCTACTGA